The genomic stretch GGCTTTTTCTTCGACTCATAATCGTCGTAAGCCTGTACGATTTTCTGCACCAGAGGATGACGAACCACGTCGCTGCTGGTTAGATGGCAGAAACCGATGTCGTCAATTCTCTTTAATATTTTCATGGCCGTATCAAGTCCTGATAAACTTCCAGTAGGAAGATCCTTTTGTGTTAAGTCACCAGTTACAATTACCTTTGATCCAAAGCCGATTCTGGTGAGGAACATCTTCATCTGGGCCGGAGTGGTGTTCTGGGCTTCGTCAAGAATAATATAGGCATTGTCCAGGGTACGGCCTCTCATATAAGCCAGAGGTGCTACTTCTATCAGGCCTTTCTCCGCATTGTGAAGATAGCTCTCTGCTCCCATAATCTGATAGAGTGCATCATATAAAGGCCTTAAATAAGGATCTATTTTGCTTTGTAAATCTCCCGGGAGAAATCCTAGCTTTTCTCCTGCCTCAATAGCAGGTCTGGTCAGAATGATCCGGTTTACCTCTCCGTTTTTAAAAGCCTGGATTGCCATGGCCATGGCAAGATAGGTTTTTCCAGTTCCTGCAGGACCGATTCCGAATACGATCATCTTCTTTCTGATCTGGTCCACATACTGCTTTTGTCCGAGGGTCTTTGGCTTTACCGGCCTTCCCGTAATGGTTCTGCAGATAATGTCCTTGTCGATTTCTAAAATCTGACTGTCGCTTTCAGAAAATGACAAAGAAAGGGCATAATCTACATTTTGTTCTGTGATGGAATTTCCCCGTTTGGAAAGCTCAATCAGATTACTAAATACACTCTTTGCTTTCTGCACCATTTGCTCTGATCCAATGATCTTAAGGGCGCCATCGCGTCCAATCATGGTAACATGCAGGGTCCGTTCTATTTTCTTTAGATAGCTGTCAAACTGTCCGCATACATTTTTTTCGTGTTCAGCTGGAATGTCTATGATTGTCTCAATTACGCTCATTTGAATGATTTGTCTCCTCCGGTTCCTCTGATCTTTGTATCTTCAACGCCTCCCGCCTTCCTAAAGGCTCCTCTACCACGAAATCCATGGCAACCTGGCATAAAGATTCATTATCTAGTATTTTAACATGATTTTCCAGAATTTGTACCCCTTTTTCTATTAAATTTTTTTTGTACCTTTCGTTGATATCCTCAGACAGCAGCTTTTTCTCTTCTTCTGTATAGGGGCGCTCGTAGGATATATACTCTTTCCCTGTTATTTTGCCAAAGTAAATGGGAAGATAAAAATTCTGGAATAAATGAAGCTGCTCTTCTTCCATGGTCCTTTTCCAGGAAGTTCCCTCAGGCCGGGGACGGATAAGCATGAAGGAAAAGCGGAAAGCCTTCATATAGTATCCATTCCTCTCTTTCCCTGTTTCTACGTCGATTTTCCGAAAAAGAGGCATCTGTCTGGTAAAATGATATTCTGTCCTGGCTGTTATATCCGCATCAGAGCGTATAAAGTGGGTATTTATCACTGTTTCGCTGTCGTCGATAATGGGAAGGGCGCCGCTGACCAGTATCTGTCCTTCTTCTACCGTATCACCTATGGCTGCCATTGGAACGCCGCTGCGAACGATCATGGAGGTGATTACACCGCCTTTTTCCGCTATGATGTCACAGGGAGTTTCATCCTTTACAGGAATCTCCGACAACACTTCATTTTCTTTTATTTTAACCAAAAGGCGGGTTCCTGATACCCTTGCCGATACCCAGGTTATTTCAGGAAACTTGGTTCGAAAAGATTCTTCCAGAACATCACAATCAATTTTTGATTTTTTCATACCATATCGGATTTCTTCCGATTCGCAGAATTTTAAAAGAGTGTCGTATGTATACATCCGGTTCCCGTCAAATTCAATGTCCCAGATAAACAGGGAAAGGGAATAGAGGATCAAAAAAAAGCTGATGAACCCGGCTGCATATAGTTTCCGTTTTTTGTTCCGATGTAAAAAAAAAGGAAGTCCAAACTTTTTTAAAATCCTAAGTCTGACCTTCGATTTACGCACAAGGGGCTTCACCTTACGGAACCCTTGTACCGTCATGAAAAGCTGATAGGAATGTCCGCAATTTACGACTTTCCACAATTCAATTTCATGTACGTTGCACATGTTAAGAAAACGTTCCGGGGAAAAACCGGTCATTTCTATAGAAAGATAACCGAATAAATAATGATTCAGCCATGCGAGCATTTTATTTCACCTCCAGTACCCTTTTTATTCAAATTCCAGGGATTTTATATAACCGTTGATTTTCATCTCCTCATTGGTGTAGTATTCAATCATCAGCCTGCTACCGCCAATGATCACCCGACAGTTTTTTGCCTGAAGTTTGATGGAACAGTCTGTATACAGGATAATGCTTCGGTAATTTTCTATTACAACGCTATGACGTCCAAGAAAAGATACAAGCACTTCTCCCAGAACCACGTCCTTCGGGAGTTTTAAGGCGGAAGCTGCTTTTTCCTTTGATTCCTCAAACATAATCCCTTTTCTGCCCCTCTCTTTTTATTTTTGCAAATCAATTTGGGGATTTAACCCCTTTATACTATATGCAAAAAAGATGCGGAACATTCTACGGCATTAAAAGTCGAAAAAACCCCTGGTCACATAGAAATGGGACCAGGGGCTCATCTTTTAACTATTAGTTATATTTACGTTTTCTTGCAGCTTCAGACTTTTTCTTGCGTCTAACGCTTGGTTTCTCGTAATGCTCTCTCTTACGAATTTCCTGCTGGATACCTGCTTTTGCACAGTTTCTTTTGAATCTGCGTAAAGCACTATCTAAGGTCTCGTTGTCTTTAACGATAACATTTGACATAGCTCACACCTAACCTCCCTCCAGTTGTGTACTTGTGCATAATACAACTGTTTGGGTATTTTATAGCACTGATATGATTATAGCATAATTTTGCCATTCGTCAAGAAAAATTTTATATTTTTCTTAATGTTTCCCTGATTAATTCAGCTGTTCTGCAACAACTTCCGCAACTTTTTCAAGGCATGCATCCACTCCTGCCGGATTCTTTCCGCCTGCCTGAGCCATATTCGGACGACCGCCGCCGCCTCCTCCGACTAAGGAAGCAATGGCTTTGATCAAGTTGCCTGCATGAGCTCCCTTCTTCTGTGCGTCCTCCGTCACAGTAGCCATCAGATTTACTTTATCATCCTGTACAGAGGCGATTACAATGACTCCATCGCCTATCTTATCTTTCAGCTGGTCGCCCAGATTGCGGAGTCCATTCATATCCACATCAAGCACCTTTGTGGCAAGAACCTTAACTCCCTTAATCTCTTTCACCTGATCCATTACATTACCAAGAGAGTCTTTTGCAAGTTTGCTTTTTAACTTTTCATTCTCAGAATGCAGGGCTTTTATTTCTTCTAAAAGGGACTCAATTTTTGCCGTCAGGGAGGATGGTGTTGTCTTGACAGCCTTTGCTGCTTCAAGAAGCTCTTTTTCTGTTTCCTGATAATAATGCATCAGGCCGTCTCCGGTCAGGGCTTCGATTCTCCGGACTCCGGCTGCGATACCGGTTTCAGACAGGATCTTAAAAGAGCCGATCACTCCCGTATTGTTAATATGGGTGCCGCCGCAAAGCTCTGTGGAAAAGTCTCCCATTTTCACAACGCGGACCGTATCGCCGTATTTTTCCCCAAACAGTGCCATAGCACCTGATTTTTTGGCTTCCTCTAAAGACATGATTTCCGTTTTTACAGGAAGAGATTCCTTGATTTTCTCATTTACCAGGGTTTCCACCTGTTGGATTTCCTCAAGTGTCATGGCTGAGAAATGAGTAAAGTCGAAACGCAGCCTGTCTCCGTCAACTAAGGAACCGGCCTGCTCTACATGATTGCCCAGAACTGCTCTTAAGGCTTTCTGGAGAAGATGGGTTGCACTGTGGTTTTTTCCCGTATTCTGGCGGTTATTTTCACAAACCTTTAAGGTAACCACATCTCCTGTCTGCAGCATTCCCTTTATCATTCTGCCCACATGGCCCACTTTTCCACCCTGTAAATGGATGGTATCTTCCACCTTAAATTCGCCCATATCACTTACGATTCTGCCTACATCGCCCTGCTGGCCTCCCATGGTTCCGTAAAATACGGTCTGTTCCGTCACAATGGTTCCGGTCTCTCCGTCGGTAAGCGCCTCCACTAAGTCTGTTTCCGAAGTGAGAACAAGGATTTTGGAATCACAAACCAGCTTATCATAGCCGATAAACTCCGTTGTAATGGCAGGATCAATGGACTGGTAGACAGTGACATCAGCCCCCATGTAATTGGTGGTCTTTCTGGCATTTCTGGCTGTTTCCCTCTGCTTTTGCATAGCAGCTTTAAAGCCGTCTTCATCCACACTGAAATTCTTTTCTTCCAGAATCTCCAGAGTCAGATCCAGAGGGAATCCGTAGGTATCATATAATTTGAAAGCATTCTCACCGGAAAGGATGGTGATCTTCTCTTTTATCATCTCCTCTTCCAGCTCGCCAAGTATTGCTAGGCCCTGGTCAATGGTCTTGTTAAACTTGTCTTCCTCCTGGGTCAGAACTTTTAGAATCATAGCTTTCTTTTCTTCCAGTTCCGGATATCCATCCTTAGATAAGTCAATCACGGTGGCGGACAAGTCTGCAAGGAACTTTCCTTCGATTCCCAGAAGTCTTCCATGGCGGGCAGCTCTTCTTAAGAGGCGGCGGAGAACATAGCCCCGTCCCTCATTGGAGGGCATAATGCCATCGGATATCATAAAGGTACAGGACCGGACGTGATCTGTGATCAGCCGAAGGGATACATCCACATCAGGATCCTTCTTGTATTCTGTCCGGGCCAGTTCAGCCACACGGTTTAAAAGAGCTTTAATGGTATCTATATCAAAAATGGAATCTACATCCTGAACAACTACGGCCAGACGTTCCAGTCCCATGCCGGTATCAATGTTCTTCTGCTGTAATTCCTCATAGTTTCCATGGCCGTCATTTTCAAACTGTGTAAATACATTATTCCATACTTCCATATAACGGTCGCATTCACAGCCAACGGTACAGTCTGGCTTGCCGCAGCCGTACTTCTCTCCCCTGTCGTAGTAAATCTCAGAACAGGGGCCGCAGGGACCTGCGCCGTGCTCCCAGAAATTGTCTGCCTTTCCCAAGCGGAAAATACGCTCGGGCGCAATGCCGATTTTCTTATTCCAGATTTCGAAGGCCTCATCATCTTCCAGATATACGGAGGGATACAGCCTGTCCGGGTCAAGGCCGACTACCTGGGTCAGAAATTCCCATGACCAGTGAATCGCCTCATCCTTAAAATAATCCCCAAAGGAAAAGTTTCCCAGCATCTCAAAGAATGTGCCGTGGCGGGCTGTCTTGCCAACGTTCTCAATATCTCCTGTCCGGATACACTTCTGACAGGTAGTCACCCTTTTTCTTGGCGGGATTTCCTGGCCTGTAAAATATGGCTTAAGGGGAGCCATGCCCGAGTTGATTAACAACAAGCTGTTATCATTATGCGGAACCAGGGAGAAGCTTTTCATCGCCAGATGTCCCTTACTCTCAAAAAATTCAAGGAACATTCTCCTCAGTTCATTCACACCGTAGTTCTTCACGTTACTGTCCTCCGTTTGCTATTTTGTCTCTTTCGTCGCATTGCCGCTGTTTACGGCATCTTTATGGTCTCTGTATTTCTTGCCGCATACGATACCGCCCCATGCAAGAAACAGGAAGAACAGAAATTTTATTGCGGTCTCCAGTAAACTTGCAAATATTGCTGTCATATTTTTTTCCTCCCGAAAATTCATATAGTATCACTCATTTTACTATCCTATCATATGGGATTTTATTTATCAAGATGTTGGTATGTAAATTTTTTCTCTCAAAATAAAAAAGTACGGTAAAAACCGTACTTTTTACTGATCATCTTTTAAAGAGAGAACATCCATGTATTCTGTTACCAGATCATAGGCCCGCGCCCTCGTGGACTCTGCCATGGAAGCAGTGTACTCAACCTCTTCCAGGCTTCCGCCGCTGTATTTTTTTGCGGCCTCCTCTGCCTTTGCATCCCTGCTTTTGATCCATGCCTGCTGTGAAGTTTCAAGGGTTTCCTTATCTTCGTCAGCCAACCCTTCTATAATAGCGGTATAAATCGCATTCTGTTCCCTGTTCCACAGCTTAAATTCTTTATCTACCAGGGCTTTCATGGAATAGGTATTGGAATCTCCTGATTCCTCCCGCATCTTTTTGATCTGGGCATCCAGTTCCAGCAAATGCTTTTGATAATAGGCTGCCCCCTCCGCAGGAGCGGCTGCATACGCCTGCCGGCTTTTTAAATCCGGACTTATGGGTGAAATTACGGTTTCCTCTATGGAAGCCTCGTTAGAGTTTTCCTCTGCCTGGGGAACCGGTTCTGCCTGGTCAGAAACTGCAGCACTTTTCATCCGAAGTTCGGCATCTGCCGGCTGGGATCTGTTCTCCGCTGCGGTTTCAGTATTGGGGGTGGCCGCCGGACCGGCTTTTCTCATCTTTGATTCCTCTGCAGAAGCAGGCGCTTCCTGGGGAGCCGCCATATCCGCTGAAAACAATTCCGGCGTTCCGCCATAGCCTTTTGCCTCTGCTTGGTCATCCGGAATTTCGGAGTTTGAAAGCCCAGTGATTCCCAAAGGATCCGAAACATTTTCCTTGCTTTTTATAAACGTGGATGTGGCAAGGGTTATGAGGATCCCGATGACCAGAATGCTTCCAATTACAATCCAAATTCCTCTATTTTTATCCATGAAATATCATCCTAACCTATTTGATGAAAATAACATAGCACAAATAAAAAAGAAAGAAAATAGGAATTCGCAATTAGTAAGACATTGTAAGAGATATGTAAGTTTTTGGCATTTTCCAATGCTTGCCATATCATATCCCTTCGTCGACCTGCAGATCATCTCCATCTGCAGCGCTTGTGGCCAGCACGTCACACCGCTCATTCTGAGGGTGGCCGGCATGTCCCTTTACCCAGTGAAAAGTCACCTGATGAGGTTCTATGGCCTTTAACAGCCTTTCCCATAGGTCAATGTTCTTTACAGGGCCGCTTTTGCCCCTCTTCCAGTTGTTTTTTACCCAATTCTCAATCCAATGCTGATTAAATGCGTCTGTCACATATTTGGAATCAGAGTATAGATCTACCTGACATGGCCTGGTTAACGCTTCCAGACCTGCAATGGCCGCCATAAGTTCCATACGGTTGTTGGTGGTTTTTACATATCCCCCTGACATGGTTTTTTCGTGGAGCTGCCCTTTGGAATCAGTAAATTGCAAAACCGCGCCATAGCCTCCTGGCCCGTCAGGGTTTCCTCTTGCAGCTCCGTCGGTAAATAATTGTACTTTCGTCACTTTCTTTTGTTCTCCTTATCTATCCCATTTATCACATAAAGAATTAATTTGATCCGCAAATTTGGCAAGATCTTTATTGGCTCCGCCTTCGTTATGACGGATAACCTGCAAAAGCCTTTCGCCGGCAGCAAAAAGCCTTCCATAAACACCCACTGGTTTTTTTGAGATTTCCGGTCCTTTGACAACTGCAACGCCCTCTGTCTCATCCAGCCATCTCCCAAGGGAAAGATCATAAACAGAACCGGAGTGAGGGGCTTTAACCCTGTATCCGTAATCCTTCTCTAGGAGCTGCTCAAAGGAGCTGCAAACCAGATCATCACCGTGTACCAGAAATACTTGTCGCGGTTTTTCTTCAAAAGCGTTCAACCAGGCAATCAATCCTTCCATATCTGCGTGGGAACTCATTCCCTCCATCTGTTCTATATGGGCTTCCACCTGAATGGTTTCGCCAAACAGCCTTACTTCACTGCAGCCTTCGATCAGGCTCCTTCCCAAGGTTCCTATGGACTGGTATCCGGTGAAAACGATCGTACAAGACCGTCTCCATAAATTATGCTTTAAGTGATGGCGGATACGGCCTGCATCACACATGCCCGCCGCTGAAATGATCACTTTTGGTTTCGAATTAAAATTAATGTTCTTGGATTCTTCACTGGTAACCGACAGCTTTAAGCCTGGAAAGGATATGGGGTTGATGCCTTTCATGACCAGTTCCTTTGTTTCTTCATCATAGCAGTCTACCAGATTATCTTTAAAAATTTGGGTTGCTTCCACTGCCAAAGGGCTGTCGACATAAACCTCAAACCCATCATGACCGGTGACCAGCTTCTCTGCCTTGATTCGGCGGAACATATAAAGGAGCTCCTGGGTCCTTCCCACTGCAAATGCGGGTATTACCACGTTTCCACCACTGTCAAGGGTCTTTTGGACAATGCCTGCAAGAATGGAAACATGATCCGGTATCACACCGTGAAGCCGGTCTCCGTAGGTGCATTCCATAACCACATAATCCGCCTCTTTTATGTAGTGAGGGTCACGGATTAAGGGCTTGTTCTTATTGCCGATATCACCGGAAAATACGATTTTTTTAGAGATTTCGCCTTCTGTGATCCAGATTTCAACAGAGGCGGAACCAAGAAGATGGCCTACGTCTATAAAGCGGATAGTAAAGCCATCCTCCAGTTCCACCTTTTCGTTGTAATTGTAGGAATGAAACAGCTCCAATACGCCCATGGCATCATTGATTCCGTACAGGGGTTCTTCTTCCGGGAGGCCAGCCCGCCTGGCTTTTCTGTTCTTCCATTCTGTTTCAGACTCCTGAATATGGGCGCTGTCCTTCAGCATAATTCCGCAAAGGTCGGCGGTTGCCACGGTGGAGATCACCCGTCCCCGGAACCCTCTTGCATAGATAAAGGGAAGCATTCCTGCGTGATCGATATGGGCATGGGTCAAAAGAACATAATCAAGTTCCGCATAGCTGACTGGCAGATCCACATTTACAAATTTATCAATCCCCTGCTCCATACCGCAGTCCACAAGGATTTTAAAACCGGCAGCTTCCAGATAATGACAGCTCCCGGTTACCTCGCGGGCTGCGCCGATGAACATTAATTTCATAAAGCCCTCCTGTTGTACCTGTTTTTTGTATTATACCATTAATTTAGATAATAATGCAAATCATACCGCCATTACTATCGTTAATTATTTTTTGGAGGGTGTCCTGAAGTTTTATTTGACAGTCTTCCGTAAGCTGGGAAACTTTCTGCTGAATGCCGTCTTCCACGATCTGTTCAATGGATTTTCCAAAGATATTGGTGTTCCATATTCCGTCTTCGCTATCTCTTGCATTTTCTTTAATGTAAGCGATCAGATCTTCTGCCTGCTGTTCGCTTCCGACA from Lacrimispora sphenoides JCM 1415 encodes the following:
- a CDS encoding PhoH family protein, which codes for MSVIETIIDIPAEHEKNVCGQFDSYLKKIERTLHVTMIGRDGALKIIGSEQMVQKAKSVFSNLIELSKRGNSITEQNVDYALSLSFSESDSQILEIDKDIICRTITGRPVKPKTLGQKQYVDQIRKKMIVFGIGPAGTGKTYLAMAMAIQAFKNGEVNRIILTRPAIEAGEKLGFLPGDLQSKIDPYLRPLYDALYQIMGAESYLHNAEKGLIEVAPLAYMRGRTLDNAYIILDEAQNTTPAQMKMFLTRIGFGSKVIVTGDLTQKDLPTGSLSGLDTAMKILKRIDDIGFCHLTSSDVVRHPLVQKIVQAYDDYESKKKPVERKTKAIGGRKARYDD
- the yqfD gene encoding sporulation protein YqfD, whose amino-acid sequence is MLAWLNHYLFGYLSIEMTGFSPERFLNMCNVHEIELWKVVNCGHSYQLFMTVQGFRKVKPLVRKSKVRLRILKKFGLPFFLHRNKKRKLYAAGFISFFLILYSLSLFIWDIEFDGNRMYTYDTLLKFCESEEIRYGMKKSKIDCDVLEESFRTKFPEITWVSARVSGTRLLVKIKENEVLSEIPVKDETPCDIIAEKGGVITSMIVRSGVPMAAIGDTVEEGQILVSGALPIIDDSETVINTHFIRSDADITARTEYHFTRQMPLFRKIDVETGKERNGYYMKAFRFSFMLIRPRPEGTSWKRTMEEEQLHLFQNFYLPIYFGKITGKEYISYERPYTEEEKKLLSEDINERYKKNLIEKGVQILENHVKILDNESLCQVAMDFVVEEPLGRREALKIQRSEEPEETNHSNERN
- a CDS encoding YabP/YqfC family sporulation protein, with translation MFEESKEKAASALKLPKDVVLGEVLVSFLGRHSVVIENYRSIILYTDCSIKLQAKNCRVIIGGSRLMIEYYTNEEMKINGYIKSLEFE
- the rpsU gene encoding 30S ribosomal protein S21, whose product is MSNVIVKDNETLDSALRRFKRNCAKAGIQQEIRKREHYEKPSVRRKKKSEAARKRKYN
- the alaS gene encoding alanine--tRNA ligase, which encodes MFLEFFESKGHLAMKSFSLVPHNDNSLLLINSGMAPLKPYFTGQEIPPRKRVTTCQKCIRTGDIENVGKTARHGTFFEMLGNFSFGDYFKDEAIHWSWEFLTQVVGLDPDRLYPSVYLEDDEAFEIWNKKIGIAPERIFRLGKADNFWEHGAGPCGPCSEIYYDRGEKYGCGKPDCTVGCECDRYMEVWNNVFTQFENDGHGNYEELQQKNIDTGMGLERLAVVVQDVDSIFDIDTIKALLNRVAELARTEYKKDPDVDVSLRLITDHVRSCTFMISDGIMPSNEGRGYVLRRLLRRAARHGRLLGIEGKFLADLSATVIDLSKDGYPELEEKKAMILKVLTQEEDKFNKTIDQGLAILGELEEEMIKEKITILSGENAFKLYDTYGFPLDLTLEILEEKNFSVDEDGFKAAMQKQRETARNARKTTNYMGADVTVYQSIDPAITTEFIGYDKLVCDSKILVLTSETDLVEALTDGETGTIVTEQTVFYGTMGGQQGDVGRIVSDMGEFKVEDTIHLQGGKVGHVGRMIKGMLQTGDVVTLKVCENNRQNTGKNHSATHLLQKALRAVLGNHVEQAGSLVDGDRLRFDFTHFSAMTLEEIQQVETLVNEKIKESLPVKTEIMSLEEAKKSGAMALFGEKYGDTVRVVKMGDFSTELCGGTHINNTGVIGSFKILSETGIAAGVRRIEALTGDGLMHYYQETEKELLEAAKAVKTTPSSLTAKIESLLEEIKALHSENEKLKSKLAKDSLGNVMDQVKEIKGVKVLATKVLDVDMNGLRNLGDQLKDKIGDGVIVIASVQDDKVNLMATVTEDAQKKGAHAGNLIKAIASLVGGGGGGRPNMAQAGGKNPAGVDACLEKVAEVVAEQLN
- a CDS encoding lysozyme inhibitor LprI family protein is translated as MDKNRGIWIVIGSILVIGILITLATSTFIKSKENVSDPLGITGLSNSEIPDDQAEAKGYGGTPELFSADMAAPQEAPASAEESKMRKAGPAATPNTETAAENRSQPADAELRMKSAAVSDQAEPVPQAEENSNEASIEETVISPISPDLKSRQAYAAAPAEGAAYYQKHLLELDAQIKKMREESGDSNTYSMKALVDKEFKLWNREQNAIYTAIIEGLADEDKETLETSQQAWIKSRDAKAEEAAKKYSGGSLEEVEYTASMAESTRARAYDLVTEYMDVLSLKDDQ
- the rnhA gene encoding ribonuclease HI, which codes for MTKVQLFTDGAARGNPDGPGGYGAVLQFTDSKGQLHEKTMSGGYVKTTNNRMELMAAIAGLEALTRPCQVDLYSDSKYVTDAFNQHWIENWVKNNWKRGKSGPVKNIDLWERLLKAIEPHQVTFHWVKGHAGHPQNERCDVLATSAADGDDLQVDEGI
- a CDS encoding MBL fold metallo-hydrolase RNA specificity domain-containing protein — protein: MKLMFIGAAREVTGSCHYLEAAGFKILVDCGMEQGIDKFVNVDLPVSYAELDYVLLTHAHIDHAGMLPFIYARGFRGRVISTVATADLCGIMLKDSAHIQESETEWKNRKARRAGLPEEEPLYGINDAMGVLELFHSYNYNEKVELEDGFTIRFIDVGHLLGSASVEIWITEGEISKKIVFSGDIGNKNKPLIRDPHYIKEADYVVMECTYGDRLHGVIPDHVSILAGIVQKTLDSGGNVVIPAFAVGRTQELLYMFRRIKAEKLVTGHDGFEVYVDSPLAVEATQIFKDNLVDCYDEETKELVMKGINPISFPGLKLSVTSEESKNINFNSKPKVIISAAGMCDAGRIRHHLKHNLWRRSCTIVFTGYQSIGTLGRSLIEGCSEVRLFGETIQVEAHIEQMEGMSSHADMEGLIAWLNAFEEKPRQVFLVHGDDLVCSSFEQLLEKDYGYRVKAPHSGSVYDLSLGRWLDETEGVAVVKGPEISKKPVGVYGRLFAAGERLLQVIRHNEGGANKDLAKFADQINSLCDKWDR